The following coding sequences are from one Luteolibacter yonseiensis window:
- a CDS encoding polysaccharide deacetylase family protein, with translation MRPPSDNRAVSSLFRVFGAGEPRVAGDVEERASRQGMHRHETAVFAVLFPLTIWVATSGPLAAMAGPFLGCLLAVPVTLLVMQLLPFILAVRSQPDQWRLWLTVCLLWAVMQCGAGGWAGMFAYFWIALAVLEIAADGVLFWRECMRWSGAPGIAWRVGLFVIPHGMVMVAAFKWGWPWFFAGGGLLAAMFCSWILSPYSQVLGPVIRSTDGERILITIDDGPDPHDTPLLLDLLDRHDTKAIFFMIGEKVLAHPDLAREVVRRGHEIGNHTLTHPQARFWCAGPSRTRREIEECQKIIRGVTGNAPRYFRAPVGHRNLFTHPVANELGLAVMSWNRRGFDAVEKDPGKVLSRILPDLAKGDIVLLHEATPIAVEVLNGVLDRIPHACGKAPAG, from the coding sequence ATGAGACCACCCTCTGACAACCGCGCGGTTTCTTCCTTGTTCCGGGTATTCGGTGCGGGAGAGCCCCGGGTGGCGGGGGATGTGGAGGAGCGCGCCTCCCGCCAGGGCATGCACCGTCATGAAACGGCGGTGTTCGCCGTTCTTTTCCCACTCACCATTTGGGTCGCCACCAGCGGCCCGCTGGCCGCGATGGCGGGCCCGTTTCTTGGCTGCCTCTTGGCGGTTCCGGTAACGCTGCTGGTGATGCAGTTGTTACCCTTCATTCTGGCTGTTAGGAGTCAACCGGATCAATGGCGCCTCTGGCTCACCGTTTGTCTGCTATGGGCCGTCATGCAATGCGGAGCAGGTGGTTGGGCAGGAATGTTCGCCTATTTCTGGATCGCTCTGGCGGTCTTGGAAATCGCCGCGGATGGTGTGCTGTTTTGGCGGGAATGCATGCGATGGAGCGGGGCACCGGGTATCGCCTGGCGGGTGGGATTGTTCGTCATTCCACATGGAATGGTGATGGTGGCCGCTTTCAAATGGGGATGGCCCTGGTTTTTTGCGGGCGGAGGATTGCTCGCCGCAATGTTCTGCAGCTGGATTCTCAGTCCATATTCGCAAGTGCTCGGACCAGTGATCCGTTCGACGGATGGGGAAAGAATCCTCATCACCATCGACGACGGTCCGGATCCTCACGACACCCCCTTGTTGCTGGATCTGCTGGACCGTCACGACACGAAAGCCATCTTTTTCATGATCGGTGAGAAAGTGCTCGCCCACCCGGACCTGGCGCGCGAGGTCGTCCGGCGAGGACACGAAATCGGCAATCATACCCTCACCCACCCACAGGCGCGTTTCTGGTGCGCGGGGCCATCGCGCACGCGCAGGGAGATAGAGGAGTGCCAGAAGATCATCCGCGGGGTCACAGGAAACGCACCGCGTTATTTCCGGGCACCGGTGGGACACCGGAACCTCTTCACCCATCCTGTCGCCAACGAGCTCGGACTGGCGGTGATGTCCTGGAACCGGCGTGGCTTTGATGCGGTGGAGAAAGATCCCGGGAAAGTGCTTTCCAGGATTTTACCGGATCTGGCAAAAGGCGACATCGTGCTTCTCCACGAGGCCACGCCCATCGCGGTGGAGGTGTTGAACGGCGTGCTTGACCGGATCCCGCATGCGTGTGGCAAAGCTCCGGCGGGATGA
- a CDS encoding ABC transporter ATP-binding protein, producing the protein MAILKRILRLTFRFPLQSGLSLAMAVTCTVLVLVLPGVTMRFVDVIIGQKRPDLIIPTASVGIGAILLRQLLFTLRTYYNNSLELKLTHLIRVELYDKLQRLPVKWFDSNSSGEIMSRVANDVPTANRIMIEGVDQAIAAILQFLIVVGYMCWLSWQLTLVTLIPLPFIAVLTTWWSRRSEPMWRESSEATSALNAILHDNLSGIRQIKAYTVEPQALETFDKASRKVGEKTMTVMRGQALVWPGVSFIAESGIILMVAFGAHWVLADQLSKGAVISFLVAWGFLFDPISRINTLSQTFTKGIVSAERVFKILDTPDEANLTEGIRPERMTGHVRFENVSFSYSEEAPTINDLTLEAQPGETVALVGATGAGKSTVLNLLTRFYDPTSGHILIDGVPLDTISKEWLRDQLGYVTQESFLFNTTLRENLLLAKHDASDDEIWAALEAANAAGFVRASPDGLATVAGERGGRFSGGEKQRLSIARALLKNPPLLLLDEATSALDNKTERLVQEALENLRSDRTCFVIAHRLSTVQKADRICVLHHGTLVEQGTHAELIRLGGSYAKLCEATFANDPRPAA; encoded by the coding sequence ATGGCCATTCTCAAGAGGATTCTCCGGCTCACCTTCCGTTTCCCTCTTCAAAGCGGTCTTTCGCTCGCGATGGCGGTCACCTGCACCGTTCTGGTGCTGGTCCTTCCCGGAGTCACGATGAGGTTCGTGGATGTGATCATCGGACAAAAAAGACCGGATCTCATCATCCCGACCGCCTCGGTCGGAATCGGTGCCATCCTGCTCCGCCAGTTGCTCTTCACTTTGCGCACCTATTATAACAATTCTCTGGAGCTCAAGCTCACCCACCTCATCCGCGTCGAACTTTACGACAAGCTGCAACGGCTTCCCGTGAAATGGTTCGATTCCAACAGTTCCGGAGAAATCATGTCGCGGGTCGCCAACGACGTTCCCACGGCCAACCGGATCATGATCGAAGGGGTGGACCAGGCCATCGCCGCGATCCTCCAGTTCCTCATCGTCGTCGGCTACATGTGCTGGCTCTCGTGGCAGCTCACACTGGTCACGCTCATTCCCCTGCCCTTCATCGCGGTGTTGACCACCTGGTGGAGCCGCCGCTCCGAGCCGATGTGGCGCGAGTCCTCCGAGGCCACCTCCGCGCTCAACGCCATCCTGCACGACAACCTGTCGGGCATCCGCCAGATCAAGGCCTACACGGTCGAACCACAGGCACTGGAAACCTTCGACAAGGCATCCCGCAAGGTGGGCGAGAAAACCATGACCGTCATGCGGGGCCAGGCGCTCGTCTGGCCCGGAGTATCCTTCATCGCCGAATCCGGCATCATCCTGATGGTCGCCTTCGGCGCACACTGGGTGCTGGCGGACCAGCTTTCGAAGGGAGCGGTCATCTCCTTCCTGGTGGCATGGGGCTTCCTGTTCGATCCCATCTCCCGCATCAACACGCTCTCCCAGACATTCACCAAAGGTATCGTTTCCGCCGAGCGTGTCTTCAAGATCCTCGACACACCGGATGAAGCCAATCTAACAGAAGGTATCCGCCCGGAGAGGATGACAGGCCATGTCCGCTTTGAAAACGTCTCGTTCTCCTACTCGGAGGAGGCGCCGACCATCAATGACCTGACGCTTGAGGCGCAACCCGGTGAAACGGTCGCGCTGGTCGGCGCCACGGGAGCGGGCAAGTCCACCGTGCTGAACCTTCTCACGCGGTTCTACGACCCCACTTCCGGCCATATCCTCATCGACGGCGTCCCATTGGACACCATTTCCAAAGAATGGTTGCGCGACCAGCTCGGTTACGTCACCCAGGAAAGCTTCCTTTTCAACACCACCCTCCGCGAAAACCTGCTGCTTGCGAAGCACGACGCCTCGGACGACGAAATCTGGGCGGCCCTCGAAGCAGCGAACGCCGCCGGTTTTGTCCGCGCCAGCCCCGACGGCCTCGCCACCGTGGCGGGGGAACGCGGCGGCCGATTTTCCGGCGGGGAAAAGCAGCGGCTCTCCATCGCCCGGGCCTTGCTGAAGAATCCCCCGCTGCTCCTGTTGGACGAGGCCACTTCCGCGCTGGACAACAAGACGGAACGGCTTGTCCAGGAAGCTCTCGAAAATCTTCGTTCCGACAGAACCTGCTTTGTCATTGCCCATCGGCTTTCCACGGTCCAAAAGGCCGACCGCATCTGCGTCCTGCATCATGGCACGCTCGTCGAGCAAGGCACCCACGCCGAACTCATCCGCCTCGGCGGCAGCTACGCGAAACTTTGTGAAGCCACTTTCGCAAACGATCCTAGACCCGCGGCATAA